The stretch of DNA CCCCGGCGGCATCGACGTGCACACCCATATGGAGCTGCCGTTCGGCGGAACCAACGCCTCTGACTCCTTCGAGACCGGCACCCGCGCCGCGGCTCACGGTGGCACCACCACGATCATCGACTTCGCCGTCCAGGTGAAGGGCGGCTCCGCCATGGGGGGCTACGAGGCGTGGCGGGGCAAGGCCGACGGCAACGTGGCGATCGACTACGGCCTCCACATGATCACCGGCGACATCAACGAGCAGACGCTCAAGGAGATGGACATGCTGGTGGACGAGGGGGTCACCTCGTTCAAGCTGTTTATGGCGTACCCGGGCGTCTTCTACTCGGACGACGGCGAGATCCTGCGGGCCATGCAGAAGGCCGCCGAGAACGGCTCGGTGATCTGCATGCACGCCGAGAACGGCATCGCCATCGACGTCTACGTGGAGCAGGCGCTGAAGCGCGGCGAGACCGACCCCATCTACCACGGCATCGTCCGCAAGAGCCTGTTGGAGGGAGAAGCCGCACACCGGGCGATCGTCCTCGCGGAGTTGACCGGCGCCCCGTTGTACATCGTCCACATGTCGGCGAAGGAGGCGCTGGAGGAGGTGAAGGCGGCCCGGGACCGGGGGCTCAACATCTTCGCCGAGACCTGCCCGCAGTACCTGTTCTTCGACCTGGACAACCTGGGCAACGGGTTCGAGGGCGCCAAGTATGTGTGCTCGCCACCGATGCGCGACCGGGCGGCCGGTCATCAGGAGGCGCTGTGGACCGGGCTGCGCACCAACGACCTCCAGGTGGTGTCCACCGACCACTGCCCGTTCTGCATGGACGAGCATCCCGAGCTCGGCGTGCAGAAGCGCCTGGGTGAGGGTGACTTCTCGAAGATCCCCAACGGCATGCCCGGCGTGGAGCCGCGCTTCGAGGTCATGTTCAACGGCGGGGTCAACGGAGAGCGGATCGGGCTGAACCGGTTCGTCGAAATCATGGCGACCACGCCCGCGAAGATGTTCGGCCTGTACCCGAAGAAGGGCACGATCGCCCCGGGCGCCGACGCCGACATCGTCATCTTCGACCCGAACAAGAAGCACACCATCACCCACGGCACCCAGCACATGCGGGTCGACTACTCCGCCTACGAAGGCATGAAGGTCACCGGCAAGGTGGAGACAGTCCTGTCACGCGGCCGGGTGATCATTGATCAGGGCGACTACAAGGGCAAGCCGGGGGACGGTGCGTACCTTCGGCGCGGGATGAGTCAGTACTTGGTGTGAGGCCTCACCGCGGCCCCTTCGGCGGTGGGATCGACGTCTCTTGCTCACCGCGCAGCACGACCCGCTTGAGGGCCGGGTAGGCCAGGACGCCGCAGATCAGCGTCGCCGCGCCGCCCAGGCCGAAGGCGATCCTCGGGCCCAGATTTTCGCCGATCCAGCCCACGAGCGGACCGCCGATGGGGGTCGAACCCAGGAAGGCCACGGCCCACAGGGCCATGACTCGGCCCCGCATCGCCGGTTCGGCGGCCAGCTGCAAGGTCGCGTTGCCGATGGCGAGGAAGCGGATCGACACTGCTCCCAGGATCACCAGGGACACGAACATGGTTGCCAGGTTGGGCGCCCATGCCGCGGCGAAGTGGACGCCGCCGAAGACAATCGCCGTCCATGCCAGGGCCGTCGCCGGTTGCTTGCCCATGGCTGCGGTCACCAGTCCGCCGACCACCGCCCCGGCGCCCATGAGCACCGACATGGTCCCGTAGGTGCCGGCGTCGCCTTCGAAGGTGAATCTGGCCAGCAGCGGTAGCACCACCTGGAACTCGTAGGCAAGCGTGCCCACCACCGCCATCATGATCAGCGGCACCAGCACCTCCGGGGTGCGGCGCACGTAACGCAGACCGTCCATCAACTGGCCCCGACCCCGCACGCTTCGGGCCTCGCGGTGGAGCATCTCGGGGTTCATCAACCACAGCGCGGCGATCGACGCGGCATAGGTGCCGGCGTTGATGAAGAAGCACGGGGCCATCCCCACGTTGACGATGAGCAGCCCGGCCACTCCCGGGCCGATCACCCGGGCGACGTTGACCACCACCGAGTTGAGGCTCACCGCATTGGTCAGGTTGTCGGCGCCGACCAGCTCGTGGACGAAGGACTGGCGGGCCGGGTTGTCCACCACGTACACGAACCCAAGGCACACGGCCAGCACGTACACCATCCACACTTCGATCCGGTCGGTGGCGACCAGCACGCCGAGGATCACCGCCAGCGCCGACGCCACCACCTGGGTTATATAGAGGATCCGCCGTCGGTCGAACCGGTCGGCGAGCACGCCGCCGAGTGGTCCGAACAACAGCACCGGCAGGAACTGCAGCGACGACACCAATCCCAGTGCCGTGCCCGAACCGGTGAGGTCGAGGATCAGCCACGCCTGGGCGACGCCCTGCATCCAGGTGCCAGACAGCGACACGATCTGACCGATGAAGAACAGCCGGTAGTTGGGGATCTTCAGCGACGAGAAGATGCGCCGGACCGTGGTGAACCGGAAGGTCATCGGCAGGTCCGTCGGAGGCGCATTTGAGGGAGGCTAGGGCAGCGCCGATCCGCCGGATCCTGCGGCTAGAGCCGCAGGCGCTCGACTGGCTGCCGGGTGACCGAAGCGATGGTCTCGAAGTCGCTGTCCACGTGGAGTACGGTCAGTCCCGCTCGCTCGGCTGCGGCGGCGACCAGGAGGTCGGGCACGGCCGGGCCGCGATGCTGGCCCCGATCGGCGAGCAGGGCTTGGACCTCGATGGCTCGGTCTTCGGTCGCCGGGGTGAGGTACTCGACGGGCATGTCGGCGAGCGGCGAGGTGAGCCGCACCGTGCGCTGGTCGTCTCCTGACCTCGCCGAGTATCCGACCTCGAGGAGCGTCACCGAAGCGATACGCACGAGTCCCCTCTCAACACGATCGGACCACGTATCACCGTCGGGGCTGACCTCCACTCTGACGAGTGCCGAGGCGTCGATGAGCCAGCCGCTCATCGGCAGTGGTCCCGCATCAGGGGCGCTCGCGATGGTGCCAGGCGCCCTTCATGATCTCGGGGTCCAGTGCGTCGGCGAAGGTCTCGCTGAAGCGCTTGAAGTCCTCGATGGTGACCTTGCGTCCGCTCGAGGTCCTGGCCTCATTGGCGAGGACCCGGCTCAGGTACTCGTTGCGGGAGATTCCGCGACGCTGCGCCGCCGCGTCGAGAGCGGCGACGACATCTTCGGGGAGTCCACGGATCAGGATGTCGGGCACCGGGACCATGATATCAGTAGATATCAGTCTGAATCCCCAATGACAAGGCCCTCGTGTCGTGGGCCTTCATACCACCCACAGCGCCGTCTGGCGGCCGTCGAGGAAGCGGCAGCGGTCGCCGTCGAACCAGGCGTCCTCCTCCAGCATGAACTGCACCACCTGGTCGCTCCACTCCTCCACCCGCACCCGAGCCTGGAGTTCGATCGACCACGCCGTGTTCGGAAACAGCGGGTAGTTGCCGTCACCGGGGATCGCCTCCTGGCGGTCCCACAGCCCGATGGTCGCCCCGGCGGCGTGGCCGTGGACGCCAATGGGATGGGTGTAGATGAGGCCGTCGATGCCGTCCGCCTGAGCCGCGGCCCGGGTGGCGGCCAGCACCTCGTTGCCGATGCGTCCGGTGGCGAACTGGGCCATGAGCAGGTCCTGGAGTCGGTTGGCGGCGGCGAGTCCGGCGACCAGACCGGCGGGTGGACCGGTCTCGCCGGGGTGGAGGGCGTAGGCGTGCTGCTGCTGGTCGGTGCACAGGCCGGTACGGACGATGCCGAAGTCGATGTGGACCAGGTCGCCGTGGGTGATCACGGTGTCGGCGGGCTTGCCGGCGAAGCCCTCTCGGTGGGTGCCGCCGCGGCGCTGTACCGAGCACGACGGGTGGAACCACGATCCGTACCCGGCGTCGTGGACCACCTGGCGCAGCCACCACTCGACGTCCCTGGTGGTGGTCGTGCCCGGGATGATCACCTCGGGTGACAGCGCCCGATGGAGGAAGTCGTGGGCGATCGCACAGCCTTCGGCCAGGGCGTGCATCTCCTCGGGGAGGCGGGTCTCCAACCAGCCGATGGCGGCGGCCTCGGCGGACACCACCCGATCTCGCAGGCGTTCGGGCAGGGCCGCCAGCATGGCGTCGCGTTCGGTGGCGCTCAGGCCGTCGGCGAGGGCGAAGGTGGTCAAGGTGTTGATACCGATGCGGGCCGGGTCGGCTTCGTCGAGGAGAGTGGCGAGACACTTCCACTGGTCGGGCTCCGACTCCGGATCCCAGGAGCTGGGGAAGGCTTCCCCGACCGGGTAGCGGGCGACGGCGCGGCGGGCGACGGAATCCCCGTCGCGCAGGAACACGAGGATGGTGCGCCGGCGTGCCGTCTTCAGCCACTCGGCGGGGAGCATCGTGGCCAGCACCGGGTCCTCGTTGTACTCCCGGGCGGACAGCACCCAGGCGTCCAGGTCGGCGCGTTCCATCAGCATCGGTATCAGCCGGTCGAGGCGCCGGGCGAGCAGGTCGTCGTGGGTGGCGGTTTGGGCTCTGAGATCCATGCGGCGGATCCTACGGCCCTACCCTCCCGGAATGGAGGTCGTGCGCCACACCGATCCACGCAAGTTCCTCGCCGCCATCGACCGCGGCGACGACGGTTTCGAGGCGCGCAACAACCTGGTGTTCGGCGTCGCCGGCACCCTCATCGAGCGGCCGGGGCTGTACGAGACGTTCCTCCTGTGGACGGTGGAGGCCGATGGCGCCGTGCTCGCTGCCGCCGTCCACACCCCGCCGTGGCGCCCGGCCCTGGCAGACACCGCCGATCAGGATGCCGTTCGCACGCTCGCCGCAGCCATCCATGAGGACATCGGGACCATCGAAGGCATTCTCGGCAACCTGCCGACGGTCGACTGGTTCGCCACCGCCTGGACCGATCTGACGGGGATCGACCCCGAGGTGGTCATGCGTGAAGGGGTCTTCCAACTGGACAAAGTCGCTGAGGTGTCGACACCACCAGGCACCGCACGCTCCGGAACCGCCGCCGACGAGGAGCTGCTGGTCTGCTGGTTCATGGACTTCCTCACCGAAGCCCTGCCTCACGAGTCGCCCAACGAGGAGCATGCGCGCCGGAATGTCCGTCTGCGGCTCGACGACAACCCGACCAACGGGGTGTGGGTGTGGGAGGTCGACGGCGAGGTGGTTTCGCTGAGCGGGTATGGCGGTCCCACCCCCAACGGTGCCCGCATCGGGCCGGTGTACACGCCGCCCGACCTGCGTGGCCACGGGTACGCCACTGCGCTGGTGGCGGCGCAGACGCAATGGCTGCTCGATCACGGTCGGCGGTTCTGCTTCCTGTTCACCGACCTGGCGAACCCCACCTCCAACGCCATCTACGAGCGGATCGGCTACCGGAAGGTCGCCGAGGCGGTGGACTACAAGTTCCAGGTCCCTATCGGCTGACGGTCACGACCGGCACTCGGTGGCGATCTCCAGGATCTCCGTCGAGTCGGTGGGGGCACTGCTGCCGAAGTAGAAGCACAGCTCGCCGCCGGCCTCGGTGTAGCGGTAGTAATGCTCGTTGGCGTTGCTGCCGGCGTTGACCGACGACCCATAGGCCACCTTCAGGTCGGCCAGTGTGTTTCCCACCGTGATGCCGAGCGGGGTGGCCACGTAGCCGGGGGGTCGCTCGTTGCCCTCGGCGTCCGGCAGGGATCCCTCATACCGGATGCGCACGAGGAACTCCGGGGCGTCGGGGTCAGCGGGATGCGGTCCGAAGAACAGGAAGGCGAGGCCTCCGACGAATACGCCACGGATGCCGTTGTCGACCGGGTCGGTGATCGTGTACCACCCGGTGTCGAACTCGTCGTACTGGCCGCGAACCCCATGGCCCAGGTACTCGAACACCTGCTCGAGGACGTCGCCGGCACCGTCACCCAACTCGATCCGATTGCCGTCGTAAGTGATGCTGCGGGTGTTGATGATCCACGCCGCTTCGGCGACGGTGTCGGTCACCGCGACCACCATCGTGAAGGTGGTCGGGTCGGCGAACGAGTTGATCAGAACCTCGAAGGTGCCGCTGGTACCGGGCGAGAATGCACCGGTGTCCTCGTCGGGCTCCACCGGGACGCCATCGGAGCCCCGGACGCTCACATCCAGCTCGGGCGGATCGATCGTGACCGTCAGTGTCTGGGCAAAGGTGAGCTCGATGATGAAGATCTCGGGATCACCGGGGGCTGCGTTGCCGATGATGGTGACCGGCTCCTCGGTGTCTTCGATCTGGCGAGACTGTGAACACGCCCGCGACAGTGCGGCGAGGACCTCCTCGTCGGGCTCGCCGTTCGCCTCCTTGCCGAGCGCGGTCTGGGCGGTCCGTATTGCATCGCCGGTAGCCGACCCGTAGTTGCCGTCGGCAGACAGGTTGCCGTAGCCGGTGCAGGTGAGCAGCCACTGGAAGGCGGCTACGGTCTCGTTGTTGTCGCCGTCGCGGATCAGGGGAGGACCGCCGGGCGGGAGCGTCGTGGTCGTGGTGGGAGGCACCAGGGTCGTGGTGGTCGTGTCCACGGGCGCGACGGTGGTCGTGGTCTCCCCGGCGGTTCCGCCGGTGCAGGCGGCGACCACCAGTGTCAATGAGGCGGCCAGAGCGACCGCTGTGTTGGAGCGTCTCGACATCGACCCTCCCGGTGCCGTGATCGCCAAACCTACACGGTTGCGGGAGCTTTCGGTCCCGTCCCGGTGGACTGACTCAGAGGCCGTCGGGACTCAGCACTCATGTATGCCGATGCGGATGCGCCGTTCGACGAGGCAGACGCGCTCTTCGGACAGGGCCGAGATGCCAACCGGAGCGGCGGCAAGTTCCAGATGGGGGGACTCGTCGTCGCCGTTGGATTGGCCCTCGCCGCATGGGCCTCGATCCCTCAA from Acidimicrobiia bacterium encodes:
- the hydA gene encoding dihydropyrimidinase, encoding MAHTLIINGTVVTATETMAADVLIDGEQVVALATHGTQDWTADTTIDAKGKYVFPGGIDVHTHMELPFGGTNASDSFETGTRAAAHGGTTTIIDFAVQVKGGSAMGGYEAWRGKADGNVAIDYGLHMITGDINEQTLKEMDMLVDEGVTSFKLFMAYPGVFYSDDGEILRAMQKAAENGSVICMHAENGIAIDVYVEQALKRGETDPIYHGIVRKSLLEGEAAHRAIVLAELTGAPLYIVHMSAKEALEEVKAARDRGLNIFAETCPQYLFFDLDNLGNGFEGAKYVCSPPMRDRAAGHQEALWTGLRTNDLQVVSTDHCPFCMDEHPELGVQKRLGEGDFSKIPNGMPGVEPRFEVMFNGGVNGERIGLNRFVEIMATTPAKMFGLYPKKGTIAPGADADIVIFDPNKKHTITHGTQHMRVDYSAYEGMKVTGKVETVLSRGRVIIDQGDYKGKPGDGAYLRRGMSQYLV
- a CDS encoding MFS transporter, with protein sequence MTFRFTTVRRIFSSLKIPNYRLFFIGQIVSLSGTWMQGVAQAWLILDLTGSGTALGLVSSLQFLPVLLFGPLGGVLADRFDRRRILYITQVVASALAVILGVLVATDRIEVWMVYVLAVCLGFVYVVDNPARQSFVHELVGADNLTNAVSLNSVVVNVARVIGPGVAGLLIVNVGMAPCFFINAGTYAASIAALWLMNPEMLHREARSVRGRGQLMDGLRYVRRTPEVLVPLIMMAVVGTLAYEFQVVLPLLARFTFEGDAGTYGTMSVLMGAGAVVGGLVTAAMGKQPATALAWTAIVFGGVHFAAAWAPNLATMFVSLVILGAVSIRFLAIGNATLQLAAEPAMRGRVMALWAVAFLGSTPIGGPLVGWIGENLGPRIAFGLGGAATLICGVLAYPALKRVVLRGEQETSIPPPKGPR
- a CDS encoding PIN domain nuclease, whose amino-acid sequence is MSGWLIDASALVRVEVSPDGDTWSDRVERGLVRIASVTLLEVGYSARSGDDQRTVRLTSPLADMPVEYLTPATEDRAIEVQALLADRGQHRGPAVPDLLVAAAAERAGLTVLHVDSDFETIASVTRQPVERLRL
- a CDS encoding antitoxin translates to MPDILIRGLPEDVVAALDAAAQRRGISRNEYLSRVLANEARTSSGRKVTIEDFKRFSETFADALDPEIMKGAWHHRERP
- a CDS encoding M24 family metallopeptidase; this encodes MDLRAQTATHDDLLARRLDRLIPMLMERADLDAWVLSAREYNEDPVLATMLPAEWLKTARRRTILVFLRDGDSVARRAVARYPVGEAFPSSWDPESEPDQWKCLATLLDEADPARIGINTLTTFALADGLSATERDAMLAALPERLRDRVVSAEAAAIGWLETRLPEEMHALAEGCAIAHDFLHRALSPEVIIPGTTTTRDVEWWLRQVVHDAGYGSWFHPSCSVQRRGGTHREGFAGKPADTVITHGDLVHIDFGIVRTGLCTDQQQHAYALHPGETGPPAGLVAGLAAANRLQDLLMAQFATGRIGNEVLAATRAAAQADGIDGLIYTHPIGVHGHAAGATIGLWDRQEAIPGDGNYPLFPNTAWSIELQARVRVEEWSDQVVQFMLEEDAWFDGDRCRFLDGRQTALWVV
- a CDS encoding GNAT family N-acetyltransferase; translation: MEVVRHTDPRKFLAAIDRGDDGFEARNNLVFGVAGTLIERPGLYETFLLWTVEADGAVLAAAVHTPPWRPALADTADQDAVRTLAAAIHEDIGTIEGILGNLPTVDWFATAWTDLTGIDPEVVMREGVFQLDKVAEVSTPPGTARSGTAADEELLVCWFMDFLTEALPHESPNEEHARRNVRLRLDDNPTNGVWVWEVDGEVVSLSGYGGPTPNGARIGPVYTPPDLRGHGYATALVAAQTQWLLDHGRRFCFLFTDLANPTSNAIYERIGYRKVAEAVDYKFQVPIG
- a CDS encoding peptidoglycan-binding domain-containing protein, translated to MSRRSNTAVALAASLTLVVAACTGGTAGETTTTVAPVDTTTTTLVPPTTTTTLPPGGPPLIRDGDNNETVAAFQWLLTCTGYGNLSADGNYGSATGDAIRTAQTALGKEANGEPDEEVLAALSRACSQSRQIEDTEEPVTIIGNAAPGDPEIFIIELTFAQTLTVTIDPPELDVSVRGSDGVPVEPDEDTGAFSPGTSGTFEVLINSFADPTTFTMVVAVTDTVAEAAWIINTRSITYDGNRIELGDGAGDVLEQVFEYLGHGVRGQYDEFDTGWYTITDPVDNGIRGVFVGGLAFLFFGPHPADPDAPEFLVRIRYEGSLPDAEGNERPPGYVATPLGITVGNTLADLKVAYGSSVNAGSNANEHYYRYTEAGGELCFYFGSSAPTDSTEILEIATECRS